The Spirochaetota bacterium genome includes the window AGAAACTATACGTGATTATCTGGATTTTTTGCCTTATATAAAAAGGTACAGAAAAGAGGTTCTGTGTGTTACTATATAATGAAGAAAAAGTAGCAAAAATATTTTCAGAAATTAATGCTGCTCTAAAACTTCTTGAAGATTTAAAAGCTCTTTCGCTTGAGCAGTTTAAAAAGGATGCACATAAAATAGCCAGTGCAAAATATAATTTTATTGTTGCAATAGAGGGAATGATTGATCTGTGTAATCATGTAATCACAAAAAATAATTTTAGAGAGCCTAATGATTACGCTGACACATTTAGGATTATGAAGGAACAAGCGCTCTTTGATGAATCATTTACTGCAGTTCTAATGCAGATGGCGCGATTCAGGAATAGATTGGTTCATATTTACTGGGAAGTTGATGTAATTGAGTTGCATAACATCA containing:
- a CDS encoding DUF86 domain-containing protein encodes the protein MLLYNEEKVAKIFSEINAALKLLEDLKALSLEQFKKDAHKIASAKYNFIVAIEGMIDLCNHVITKNNFREPNDYADTFRIMKEQALFDESFTAVLMQMARFRNRLVHIYWEVDVIELHNIIQNKLRDIYEFQSRFKDIIKRK